A genomic stretch from Pelotomaculum schinkii includes:
- a CDS encoding GspE/PulE family protein, translated as MAVYKQMALLGELLIKKGLAKKEDVVKALEEQKKSGEKLGAILVKNGIISTEDLAAALAIQFNINRCRPGFWNDPPAVDIPVEIIKKHRVFPVRVERNKIYLAMSDPFNITVTDEICFALKNVEVIPEIAPAEDIERAIHKWYGGFGDTGNETVEENDDDDADGPAARAVQELIERALLDDATDIHIEPRKNNCTVRYRIDGILHDVTVIPKSMHQQVVTRIKVMAGLAIEERRLPQDGQIRHKTPREIELRVATLATIYGEKITMRILDKTKVAPRLESLGYTGRNLTLFKKMLHAPGKGGMIIVTGPTGSGKTTTLYAAIMEIFSRDINIVTVEDPPEYEIDGISQTAINRKAGLDFAPVLRSILRHDPDIIMVGEIRDEETAHLSIRAAMTGHLVLSTLHTNDAASAPSRLIEMGVEPYLLVSTLRCVIAQRLIRINCLKCSTSYVLPPDHPAQEILAAVKTVVRGKGCTRCNKGYKGQTAVMELMPITRQLRKLIYENTPADVIRQTAVKEGMVPLIEDAKAKVAAGVTTPEEMMRVVALEED; from the coding sequence GTAAAAAACGGGATCATCTCAACCGAGGACCTAGCGGCGGCACTTGCTATACAATTCAATATCAACAGGTGCCGCCCGGGTTTTTGGAACGACCCGCCGGCTGTAGATATACCGGTGGAAATAATCAAAAAGCACCGGGTTTTCCCCGTCCGGGTGGAAAGAAATAAAATATACCTGGCCATGTCCGACCCTTTTAATATCACCGTGACTGACGAAATTTGTTTTGCTTTGAAAAACGTGGAAGTCATACCTGAAATAGCTCCGGCGGAAGATATAGAGCGGGCGATACACAAGTGGTACGGCGGTTTTGGTGACACTGGAAATGAAACAGTTGAAGAAAACGACGATGATGATGCCGACGGGCCTGCGGCCCGGGCGGTGCAGGAACTGATCGAACGTGCTCTTTTGGATGACGCCACCGACATACACATCGAGCCACGTAAGAACAATTGCACCGTTCGGTACCGGATTGACGGCATACTGCACGACGTGACCGTGATTCCAAAGAGCATGCACCAGCAGGTGGTGACCAGGATAAAAGTGATGGCCGGGCTGGCCATAGAAGAAAGAAGGCTCCCGCAGGATGGCCAGATCAGGCATAAGACGCCGCGTGAAATTGAATTGCGGGTGGCTACTCTGGCAACCATTTATGGAGAAAAAATCACCATGCGCATACTTGACAAAACCAAGGTCGCGCCCAGGCTGGAAAGCCTGGGTTACACCGGGCGAAACCTGACTTTGTTCAAGAAAATGCTGCACGCACCCGGTAAGGGCGGGATGATCATTGTGACCGGTCCTACCGGCAGCGGCAAGACTACAACTCTTTACGCCGCCATTATGGAAATTTTTAGCCGTGACATAAACATCGTTACGGTGGAAGATCCGCCGGAATACGAAATCGACGGCATATCCCAGACGGCAATCAACCGCAAGGCGGGACTGGACTTCGCGCCGGTCCTGCGGTCTATTTTGCGGCATGACCCGGATATCATCATGGTTGGGGAAATCCGGGATGAGGAAACGGCGCATTTGTCGATCAGGGCGGCGATGACCGGACACCTGGTGCTTAGTACGCTACACACCAACGATGCGGCTTCTGCCCCGTCGCGGTTAATCGAGATGGGAGTTGAGCCTTACCTGCTGGTTTCAACCCTGCGCTGCGTAATCGCACAGCGATTGATCAGGATAAATTGCCTGAAATGCTCGACTTCATATGTTTTGCCTCCGGATCATCCGGCACAGGAAATTTTGGCTGCTGTAAAAACAGTTGTGCGTGGCAAAGGCTGCACGCGGTGCAACAAGGGATACAAAGGCCAGACGGCGGTGATGGAACTGATGCCGATAACGCGGCAGCTCAGGAAGCTTATCTATGAAAACACCCCTGCAGACGTAATTCGCCAGACGGCGGTAAAGGAAGGCATGGTTCCACTGATAGAAGACGCGAAAGCGAAAGTAGCCGCCGGAGTGACCACGCCGGAGGAGATGATGCGCGTTGTGGCGCTTGAGGAAGACTAA
- a CDS encoding type IV pilus modification PilV family protein, translating into MWRLRKTNEHGYTLITVIAAMFIFGTASFLLSAVMARSVQAARVANAGAIAGYLAFQEEQLIMGQPFDNVVSRAPAPVDEVKYPGFICTVNVSTQSGGYVKKVTVTLTYPVPGSKSRQKQLIFYRSIDQQVNQ; encoded by the coding sequence TTGTGGCGCTTGAGGAAGACTAATGAACACGGATACACGCTGATCACTGTTATCGCCGCCATGTTTATTTTCGGCACGGCCTCTTTTCTATTGAGCGCGGTGATGGCACGTTCCGTTCAGGCTGCCCGCGTCGCCAACGCCGGAGCTATTGCCGGCTACCTGGCGTTCCAGGAAGAGCAATTGATCATGGGGCAACCGTTTGATAACGTAGTCTCCCGAGCGCCCGCGCCGGTGGATGAGGTCAAGTACCCCGGTTTTATCTGTACCGTGAACGTATCCACCCAATCCGGCGGTTACGTCAAGAAAGTCACCGTTACCTTGACTTATCCGGTTCCCGGCTCTAAAAGCCGGCAAAAGCAATTGATTTTTTACCGGTCTATTGATCAGCAAGTTAACCAATGA
- a CDS encoding prepilin-type N-terminal cleavage/methylation domain-containing protein, protein MIQKGSRNAHLSGLMTETKGMTLVEVIVAMFIGTIIIISGFEIFQYAGTSYKESFTSYQNYSALQNAASWIIRDARSQNAQSIAINNGGQSVTVGNNVFSFTGSQLVKTTNGTSTVVAQNVTGSFSVQAGANNSIILTINIGATDGRKNIQANATVYSLVTGP, encoded by the coding sequence GTGATTCAAAAAGGTAGTCGCAATGCTCATCTCAGTGGCTTAATGACTGAGACAAAAGGCATGACTCTGGTCGAAGTAATAGTCGCAATGTTTATCGGTACGATTATCATAATCAGCGGGTTTGAAATATTCCAATACGCCGGAACATCATATAAAGAAAGTTTTACCAGCTATCAAAACTATAGCGCGCTGCAGAATGCCGCGTCCTGGATTATCCGGGACGCGCGGTCGCAGAACGCGCAAAGCATTGCTATAAATAACGGCGGACAATCCGTAACCGTTGGCAATAACGTGTTTTCCTTTACCGGAAGTCAGCTGGTCAAAACCACCAACGGAACATCAACTGTGGTGGCGCAGAACGTAACGGGTAGCTTTAGTGTGCAAGCAGGCGCCAATAACTCTATTATCCTGACCATAAATATAGGCGCGACCGACGGGCGAAAAAACATACAGGCAAACGCAACAGTATATTCGTTGGTGACAGGGCCTTGA
- a CDS encoding PilN domain-containing protein: MKACVGIDYELNDFVVMELRGGKPEIVFQERMAFMDTVKRVADRFKMPRNLLPVTALPGRETMLKALRLPEKLREKDIPGTVQWQFKDIEEDIYLKHCVTGKTVFGGWLVIAAAVSQKQISALANKVYRFGLNEKPVIDMRVLALWRGARYFHPGNTDTAMVVLEEIPNLGARIVAGKECLEFAREITGDNIEFEIRRTITHYKQEFTDKADVLVVGEDIPGNTAAVGMSLYPFAKPGVDFSPGSKRKVILSKTPVLPSRKSLLTVAGAALIWLGLVTSPWAAGNWWSARTTAIESEMIGLRPALAQADTIMKQTQTVQQWNAVLESFSPLPTVFELDDLRYAIPSDCWLTALETVGQQTQSVQNQQGQNQNEQGVPNQQGQPTLDLQSQSAQPRPTGQSNEQHNAVALPPAPAGFKIEGYSNEVNTIAAFRDNLSKLPWTANPKIVSVTTDNTLGAYKFALSVGVKGGPVLSADTVRSNTDKPDN, encoded by the coding sequence TTGAAAGCTTGTGTCGGGATAGATTATGAGTTGAACGATTTTGTAGTCATGGAACTGCGTGGGGGCAAGCCGGAAATCGTTTTTCAGGAAAGAATGGCTTTCATGGATACGGTTAAACGGGTGGCTGACCGGTTCAAAATGCCGAGGAATCTTCTTCCCGTAACCGCCTTGCCGGGCCGGGAAACGATGCTCAAAGCGCTGCGGTTGCCGGAAAAACTCCGGGAAAAAGATATTCCGGGAACCGTTCAGTGGCAATTCAAAGACATTGAAGAAGACATATATTTAAAACATTGTGTGACCGGAAAAACCGTTTTCGGAGGCTGGCTGGTGATTGCGGCGGCGGTTTCGCAAAAACAGATCAGCGCATTAGCAAACAAAGTATACCGGTTCGGGTTGAACGAGAAGCCGGTTATAGATATGCGGGTGCTGGCACTGTGGCGGGGAGCGAGATATTTTCACCCGGGGAATACAGACACGGCGATGGTCGTGCTGGAGGAAATCCCTAATCTTGGGGCGAGAATAGTTGCAGGTAAGGAATGCCTTGAATTCGCCAGGGAGATAACCGGAGACAATATTGAATTCGAGATTCGGCGCACCATTACCCATTACAAACAGGAGTTTACTGACAAGGCAGATGTGCTGGTTGTTGGAGAAGATATTCCTGGAAATACGGCAGCCGTTGGTATGTCCCTGTACCCATTTGCAAAGCCGGGTGTTGATTTTTCGCCCGGAAGCAAGAGGAAGGTTATCTTAAGCAAGACACCTGTTCTGCCGTCAAGGAAAAGTTTGCTGACAGTTGCCGGCGCAGCGTTGATTTGGCTCGGTCTAGTTACCAGTCCTTGGGCGGCGGGCAATTGGTGGTCTGCTCGGACGACGGCCATAGAAAGTGAGATGATCGGTTTACGACCGGCGCTGGCGCAAGCGGACACCATCATGAAACAAACGCAAACTGTCCAGCAGTGGAACGCCGTGCTGGAATCATTCTCGCCGCTTCCCACAGTGTTTGAGCTCGACGATTTGCGTTACGCCATACCCTCTGACTGCTGGCTCACCGCGCTGGAAACGGTGGGACAACAAACACAGTCTGTCCAGAATCAACAAGGGCAGAATCAAAACGAGCAGGGAGTGCCGAATCAACAAGGACAACCCACGCTGGATCTGCAAAGCCAAAGCGCGCAACCCCGGCCAACCGGGCAAAGTAACGAGCAACACAACGCTGTTGCATTGCCGCCCGCTCCGGCCGGTTTCAAAATTGAGGGATACTCCAATGAGGTGAACACAATCGCAGCCTTTCGGGACAACTTGAGCAAGTTGCCTTGGACGGCGAATCCGAAAATAGTGTCCGTGACAACTGACAACACTCTGGGCGCGTATAAGTTTGCTTTAAGTGTAGGCGTGAAAGGGGGACCTGTTCTAAGTGCAGATACAGTTAGGTCAAATACGGATAAACCAGATAACTGA
- the pilO gene encoding type 4a pilus biogenesis protein PilO — protein MQIQLGQIRINQITDILRNLLEDRAKLYKAGGTAALLVLTVYLAVPGIRAAGIAYQKYLTTKTSYVAQENQANDIPVQETALKEAQDKFKVLSNRFAFSVDTGQTLKRIADCCKRDNVALNSIQPGDPVEKVYQGHLMAVPIKVEVTGAFPDIIKAMNDIEHDGNPAEFREVKISTAQKGAPGDVTAHLTIVFYSLYKPEMTQYVTATISGNYNPFFALKQPSQAPFQQSQPGLEKQLPLVNQVLPGDNTSPVSGQPSVQPGSEQQPVSEQQQTVK, from the coding sequence GTGCAGATACAGTTAGGTCAAATACGGATAAACCAGATAACTGACATTTTAAGAAACCTCCTGGAAGACCGGGCCAAACTGTATAAAGCGGGTGGGACAGCAGCTCTACTTGTTTTGACGGTTTATCTCGCGGTTCCCGGCATTCGCGCGGCGGGGATCGCTTATCAAAAATACCTCACTACAAAAACGAGTTACGTTGCTCAGGAAAATCAAGCGAATGACATCCCGGTGCAGGAAACGGCGCTGAAAGAAGCGCAGGATAAGTTTAAAGTCTTATCCAACAGATTTGCCTTCAGCGTGGACACCGGCCAGACGTTAAAAAGAATAGCGGATTGCTGCAAGAGGGACAATGTAGCGCTAAATTCCATACAACCAGGTGACCCGGTGGAAAAGGTATATCAAGGACATCTAATGGCCGTGCCGATCAAAGTTGAAGTCACGGGGGCCTTCCCGGATATCATCAAGGCGATGAACGATATCGAGCATGACGGTAATCCGGCTGAATTTCGAGAGGTCAAGATATCAACGGCACAAAAAGGTGCTCCCGGTGACGTAACTGCCCACCTGACTATCGTATTTTACTCATTGTACAAGCCGGAGATGACCCAGTATGTTACTGCGACGATATCGGGCAATTACAACCCGTTTTTTGCCTTAAAGCAGCCATCGCAAGCTCCATTCCAGCAAAGTCAGCCGGGTTTGGAAAAACAGTTACCGCTGGTGAATCAGGTATTGCCGGGTGACAATACATCGCCCGTCTCAGGGCAGCCGTCAGTGCAACCCGGTTCAGAGCAACAACCAGTTTCGGAACAGCAGCAAACAGTGAAATGA
- a CDS encoding transglycosylase SLT domain-containing protein has product MYTDSPNMLPTGHYLASDVSDADVVVAFTPEFLKGAVIRDKLVLLAGRRAPLSLAGRGLEIKLVDPANLSDVLTCLAIRRSVIKEKTKQTKKTGLRSIIPRKKQACALLVASLAVILAPGLSIAANEPVSLLTKAQETGDGQKLQYARFSVPDKNGKPVWPTSQEKVIVQYGFDGECNYHAAATLAANTGEPIRAALGGVIKAIYGDSVTVDGYGMELTYGNLMPAVALNDEVCGDATLGTAKGNITLVAKRGGMLFDPVASFWPELSRFAAQKKEQEQMAVQIKAVEEKAGRMEHIPIRPPENMEQTFENAAKVYGVDVDLLKAVASEESGFDSMATSSKGAMGVMQLMPGTAAEQGVTSPYDVAQNIYGGARYLKEQLLRFNGDVACALAAYNAGPKAVLNCKGVPPYVENYVRAVIAEYNGLNEGVKL; this is encoded by the coding sequence GTGTACACCGACAGTCCGAATATGCTGCCCACCGGCCACTATCTAGCCAGCGATGTGTCCGACGCGGACGTGGTAGTGGCCTTTACGCCGGAATTTTTAAAGGGTGCGGTCATTCGCGACAAGCTGGTGCTTTTGGCAGGCAGAAGGGCGCCACTGTCGCTTGCAGGAAGGGGATTGGAAATCAAGCTTGTAGACCCGGCCAATTTATCTGATGTATTGACTTGTTTAGCTATCAGGAGATCGGTGATAAAAGAAAAGACAAAACAAACCAAGAAAACCGGCTTGCGGTCGATTATACCTCGAAAAAAACAGGCATGCGCTTTGCTTGTCGCATCTCTAGCGGTAATTTTGGCGCCCGGATTATCAATTGCCGCCAATGAACCGGTATCGCTACTTACTAAAGCTCAAGAAACCGGCGATGGTCAAAAACTGCAATACGCGCGTTTCTCTGTCCCGGATAAAAACGGAAAACCGGTTTGGCCTACCTCTCAAGAAAAGGTAATTGTTCAGTACGGTTTTGACGGCGAGTGCAATTATCACGCCGCCGCAACGCTGGCGGCGAATACAGGCGAGCCGATCAGAGCGGCTCTCGGCGGGGTAATTAAAGCGATCTACGGCGATTCCGTCACTGTGGACGGTTACGGTATGGAATTGACCTATGGCAATTTAATGCCGGCTGTCGCTTTGAATGATGAAGTCTGCGGCGATGCTACCCTGGGCACAGCGAAAGGTAATATTACGCTCGTAGCTAAAAGGGGCGGTATGCTCTTTGACCCGGTGGCTTCTTTCTGGCCAGAGCTCTCGCGTTTTGCCGCACAAAAAAAAGAGCAGGAACAAATGGCGGTACAGATAAAGGCTGTCGAAGAAAAGGCGGGCCGCATGGAACATATACCTATACGTCCACCGGAAAACATGGAGCAAACCTTTGAAAACGCCGCCAAGGTGTACGGCGTGGATGTTGACCTGTTGAAAGCCGTCGCTTCCGAGGAATCGGGTTTTGATTCCATGGCCACGTCGTCAAAGGGAGCGATGGGTGTGATGCAGTTAATGCCCGGCACGGCAGCTGAACAAGGCGTTACCTCTCCTTATGATGTTGCGCAAAACATATACGGCGGGGCGCGGTATTTGAAGGAACAATTGCTGAGGTTCAACGGAGACGTGGCATGTGCTCTCGCGGCTTATAACGCTGGACCGAAAGCCGTACTAAACTGCAAGGGCGTACCGCCGTATGTGGAAAATTACGTCAGGGCAGTCATTGCTGAATACAACGGTTTGAATGAGGGAGTCAAATTATGA
- a CDS encoding type IV pilus twitching motility protein PilT, protein MRNYDLTDINDVKPDPGDAPKRRVTVARHDYRGKSELDMLLTFAVNIDASDIHLTAGIPPAVRLHGRLWKLTMLAQSGPPGVRFEVDRLFQINPAFKEPLKPERIAGLCQPLLKKEPHGVRKSIDMAYAIPDVSRFRVNLFQQRGTWAAAWRVLSSTVKDIRDLFPYSRKVIDRLAAFATMPRGLVLVTGPTGSGKTTTLAAMISYVNRTFENNIITLEDPIEYVHQHGRSIVNQRELHSDVDSFAEGLRAALREDPDIIMVGEMRDRETISTAITAAETGHLVLSTLHTNTAAETVARIIDVFPPHQQQQSRVQLASVLQGVISQQLLPRADGKGRVCAVEIMAVNNAIRSLIQENKIVQIPAKIQTGAADGMVLMDQSLGNLVSLELITEKEAMAKAVDVNLLRQYLG, encoded by the coding sequence ATGAGGAATTACGATTTGACAGACATTAACGACGTTAAGCCTGACCCGGGGGACGCGCCTAAAAGGCGTGTTACCGTGGCGCGACACGATTATCGGGGAAAAAGCGAACTGGACATGCTTCTTACTTTCGCTGTCAACATTGACGCTTCAGATATTCACCTCACTGCTGGTATTCCGCCGGCAGTAAGGCTACACGGCAGATTGTGGAAATTAACCATGCTGGCGCAAAGCGGCCCTCCAGGCGTTCGATTCGAGGTAGACCGGCTGTTTCAAATTAACCCGGCGTTCAAAGAACCGCTAAAGCCTGAAAGAATAGCTGGTTTATGCCAGCCTTTACTGAAAAAAGAACCGCATGGAGTTAGGAAAAGCATTGACATGGCTTACGCTATACCGGACGTATCACGTTTTCGCGTCAACTTATTCCAACAGCGCGGCACGTGGGCGGCGGCGTGGCGAGTGCTGTCGAGCACCGTCAAGGATATACGTGATCTTTTTCCATATTCCCGGAAGGTTATAGACCGGTTGGCCGCTTTTGCGACTATGCCCAGAGGGCTCGTACTGGTTACAGGCCCGACCGGTTCTGGGAAGACAACTACCCTGGCCGCGATGATCAGCTATGTAAATCGTACATTTGAAAACAACATTATTACTTTAGAGGACCCGATTGAATATGTGCACCAGCATGGAAGGTCTATTGTCAATCAGCGTGAACTTCATAGTGACGTAGACAGTTTTGCCGAGGGTTTGAGGGCCGCCCTCCGTGAAGATCCGGACATCATCATGGTTGGCGAGATGCGCGACCGGGAGACTATATCTACGGCGATCACGGCGGCGGAAACCGGGCACCTGGTGCTTTCTACCCTGCACACAAACACGGCGGCCGAAACCGTAGCACGGATTATCGACGTGTTCCCGCCGCACCAGCAGCAGCAAAGCCGGGTGCAGTTAGCTTCTGTACTGCAAGGCGTGATTTCGCAGCAACTACTGCCTCGCGCCGATGGCAAGGGTCGGGTGTGCGCAGTGGAGATAATGGCTGTAAACAATGCCATACGCTCATTGATTCAGGAAAACAAGATTGTCCAGATACCGGCTAAAATACAGACCGGCGCCGCTGATGGCATGGTCCTTATGGACCAATCACTGGGCAATCTTGTTTCTTTAGAATTGATAACCGAAAAGGAGGCGATGGCGAAAGCGGTTGACGTTAACCTCTTGCGGCAATACCTTGGTTAG
- a CDS encoding DUF7594 domain-containing protein — MMKKFLLLAIFLMFVLFIPLSSASALTFNATADSWVEGDYDSGKNNNYGKSGELEMSGAANDAFIRWDDAKIFSEGNGWARIDDLKFEFYLYRSSDTSFRKSIHAITAPWDEMTITYNNKPSYSNVNLDSAPWPSTNGYIRSWYIWDINAVSTSQQNLLNICKNGLVMDLYIGTDGRLEDALIYGKDTNGSYYPSKLHVTFSIAKSPTLSSTSSTQNSITLNINRGDFPAGVNIKAYRNGSYLKTITSGGSTFTDSGLTPGVSYNYQFSAEYSGVEGPLSSTYSVRTIPPTPNTPTGTLSRISWSQTAGRSNVILSWPACAGATGYKVGVFDGNAYRAIDVRNVTSWNLANAKIYPDESWLNGQANNSISNDPFNHSTGGFALRDDPNNLYLKTVGTTYDSAHNYWFRVSAYNEAGESPYSTNTYTPTLPDATDTGAPSGMNNTVSSEGLEKTYNTNVKVTVTASDSESGIYQIALSNDNVSFTVKHTAAKGADGGTGVTSYNDTFDWTVTPGAGTKTVYVKIIDAVGNSVVVTDSIALAEDMLPPSITLLINGGATSTTSKNVTLTIVATDNTSVSSQMQMSFSNDGNLWSPWETFTQTKAWDLTNTSYGGVAGAAVKKVYARLADLAQNSSIASASIGYNPTPPTGTVTVTGGTSGTFNGNSVIFVSGDTPTLTINAAGASMMRYDTGLGAWSDWETYASSKQIVLAKSNGVCKVRIQVQDAYGVTSNPTEILVVVDGLPPTINSVKTLSGASATSGNSIILVVSATDNISKNFQYDINGGTKQALPANGIITAPVSGSGPVPITVNVYDDAGNKGSGTISIWKLN, encoded by the coding sequence ATGATGAAAAAGTTTTTATTATTAGCAATATTTTTGATGTTTGTTTTATTTATACCATTGTCAAGTGCAAGTGCACTAACATTTAATGCCACTGCAGATTCTTGGGTTGAGGGAGATTATGATTCTGGTAAAAATAATAATTATGGTAAAAGCGGTGAGCTTGAAATGAGCGGGGCTGCTAATGATGCATTCATAAGATGGGATGACGCCAAAATTTTCTCAGAGGGAAATGGTTGGGCAAGGATAGATGATTTAAAATTTGAGTTTTATCTCTACCGTTCAAGTGATACTTCTTTTAGAAAAAGTATTCACGCTATAACAGCACCTTGGGATGAAATGACGATCACTTACAATAATAAACCTTCTTACTCTAATGTTAATTTAGATTCTGCACCCTGGCCCTCAACTAATGGATATATTAGGTCATGGTATATTTGGGATATTAATGCTGTGTCAACTAGTCAGCAAAATTTATTAAATATATGTAAAAATGGGTTGGTAATGGATTTATATATTGGTACAGATGGCAGGTTGGAAGATGCCCTTATTTATGGTAAAGATACTAATGGTTCTTATTACCCTTCTAAATTACATGTAACTTTTTCAATAGCGAAATCTCCAACCCTGAGTTCAACATCATCTACTCAGAATTCGATAACTTTAAATATCAATAGAGGCGATTTTCCAGCAGGGGTAAACATAAAAGCATATAGAAATGGCAGTTATTTAAAAACAATAACTTCTGGTGGAAGTACATTCACTGATAGCGGATTGACTCCAGGTGTTTCCTATAACTATCAATTTTCTGCTGAGTATTCTGGGGTTGAAGGACCATTATCTTCAACATATTCGGTCCGAACCATTCCTCCCACACCAAATACACCAACGGGCACTTTATCACGAATTTCGTGGTCTCAGACTGCAGGGAGGAGCAACGTAATTCTTTCTTGGCCTGCCTGTGCTGGTGCTACAGGGTATAAGGTAGGGGTATTTGACGGCAATGCTTATCGGGCAATTGATGTAAGGAACGTTACTTCATGGAATTTGGCCAATGCTAAGATTTATCCAGATGAGAGCTGGTTAAACGGCCAGGCTAATAACAGCATATCGAACGATCCCTTTAACCATTCTACAGGTGGTTTTGCATTAAGGGATGATCCCAATAATTTGTATTTAAAAACTGTTGGAACTACTTACGATAGTGCTCATAATTACTGGTTTAGGGTAAGTGCTTATAATGAAGCTGGCGAATCTCCTTATTCTACAAATACCTATACACCAACATTGCCCGATGCGACAGATACGGGGGCTCCGTCAGGTATGAACAATACAGTTTCCTCAGAGGGTCTAGAAAAAACTTATAATACTAATGTAAAGGTAACTGTAACGGCATCAGACAGCGAATCCGGCATCTACCAGATAGCACTTTCAAATGATAATGTTTCCTTTACGGTCAAGCATACCGCAGCTAAAGGTGCTGACGGTGGAACTGGAGTTACTAGTTATAATGATACATTTGATTGGACGGTTACACCAGGAGCTGGAACGAAAACAGTTTATGTGAAAATTATCGATGCCGTTGGTAATTCAGTTGTCGTAACTGATTCTATAGCTTTGGCTGAAGATATGCTTCCACCGTCAATTACTCTGCTGATTAATGGAGGTGCAACGTCTACTACCTCAAAAAATGTAACCTTAACAATTGTTGCAACTGACAACACCAGTGTTTCATCTCAGATGCAAATGAGCTTTAGTAACGACGGCAACCTTTGGTCCCCTTGGGAGACATTCACTCAGACAAAAGCCTGGGACTTAACAAATACAAGTTACGGGGGGGTAGCAGGGGCTGCAGTAAAGAAAGTCTATGCTCGTTTAGCCGATTTAGCACAAAATTCTAGCATTGCCAGTGCGAGTATAGGGTATAACCCTACTCCACCAACCGGAACTGTAACAGTAACTGGGGGAACATCAGGAACCTTCAACGGTAATTCGGTTATTTTCGTTAGCGGAGACACTCCGACTCTTACTATTAACGCTGCAGGAGCCTCTATGATGCGATACGACACCGGGTTAGGTGCATGGTCAGATTGGGAAACCTATGCAAGTAGTAAGCAAATTGTTCTGGCTAAATCCAATGGCGTTTGTAAAGTAAGGATTCAGGTACAGGACGCCTATGGTGTAACATCAAATCCGACAGAAATTTTGGTGGTGGTGGATGGACTGCCGCCGACAATAAACAGTGTAAAAACTTTGTCCGGTGCCAGTGCAACCTCTGGTAACTCAATAATCCTAGTGGTGAGCGCCACCGATAACATTAGTAAAAACTTTCAATATGACATAAATGGTGGAACTAAGCAGGCCTTACCAGCTAACGGAATAATCACGGCGCCGGTAAGTGGTAGCGGCCCTGTACCTATTACTGTAAACGTTTATGACGATGCAGGGAACAAGGGGTCAGGCACGATATCAATATGGAAGCTTAATTAA